The proteins below are encoded in one region of Corynebacterium felinum:
- a CDS encoding error-prone DNA polymerase has translation MWGVEWNAGFRGKALSWSRLERILSGKQEPELHPIEHYTEVKEKKSVRFYSSRPWVELHAAGSYNFLRGASEPQQMVDAAIKAGICALSLQDRDGFYGAIAFAEAAEDSGVATVFGAELSLDYAVLTLLCKSPEGYRRASRLMTHAHMSGSKDQVRYPALSQIARELDGHCYVLAGVEWLEQMEQLVDAFGAKDVLAEYVVGMCPDDVDAWERLDGVVTRLSIGAVATSRACAASFEDAPVAQAKQALARRMDVMASAGDLHPMGATWLRRGEVIAEVLGPQREYLMDAAVAIARECAFALSVVRPNLPRWEVPEGHDESSWLAQLVWERFEQRYGGREAGIIKQAKAQISHELAVIDELGFPGYFLIVTDLVDFARAHNILCQGRGSAANSAVCFALGITNVEPIAAGLLFERFLSADREGPPDIDIDCESGRREEVIQYVYSRYGRENAAQVANVITYRYKGALRDAARALGYPPGASDGWSKQVTEAPSDVAALAQQLRGQPRHLGIHSGGMVICDRPIADVVPVEWARMKDRSIVQWDKEGCAWAGLVKFDLLGLGMLEALHHMIDLVAQSHGITVQLWELDMADPKVYDMLCVGDAVGVFQVESRAQLATLPRLKPRCFFDLVVEVALIRPGPIQGGSVHPYLRRRNGEEPVSFEHPVLEKSLAKTLGIPLFQEQLMQIAVDAAGLSGGEADQLRRAMGSKRSPQRMAALKQRFYQGLESTSGITGEVADVLWNKVVAFAAYGFPESHAQSFAALVFFSAWFKCYYPAEFCVGLLKAQPMGFYSPQSLLADARRHNVRILPVCVNHSRSHASIENGAIRLGLDLVKGLSHTDDIVAHAPYNTVAELARRAHLQVNHVEALAKAGALDCLGVDRRQALWQAGVAATEHDGMLEGLSSFHAPSLPGMNAFELLVADIAATGVSHDKHPMVLLRSYLDTQGVIPANKLLEVEDAHRIWVAGIVTHRQRPATAGTVTFLGMEDETGLMNIVVSAGLWEKQKKIARTAKALMVRGIVSNANQVASINADKLVELRVGEVLSRRSRDFH, from the coding sequence ATGTGGGGTGTGGAATGGAATGCAGGTTTTCGCGGAAAAGCGCTCTCGTGGTCAAGGTTGGAGCGCATTTTGTCGGGCAAGCAGGAGCCGGAACTGCACCCAATTGAGCATTATACTGAGGTGAAAGAAAAGAAATCTGTTCGATTTTATTCATCTCGCCCGTGGGTGGAGTTGCATGCGGCGGGTAGTTATAATTTTTTGCGGGGCGCCTCCGAACCGCAGCAGATGGTCGATGCTGCCATAAAGGCGGGTATATGTGCGCTTTCTTTGCAGGATAGGGACGGTTTCTACGGTGCTATCGCTTTTGCTGAGGCGGCGGAAGATAGTGGGGTGGCTACTGTTTTCGGGGCGGAGCTTAGCCTAGACTATGCTGTCTTAACTTTGCTGTGTAAAAGCCCTGAAGGGTACCGTCGCGCATCGCGGCTGATGACACACGCGCACATGAGCGGATCGAAAGATCAGGTGCGCTACCCTGCACTTTCGCAGATCGCACGCGAGCTAGACGGGCACTGTTATGTGTTGGCTGGGGTGGAGTGGCTTGAGCAGATGGAGCAGCTGGTTGATGCGTTTGGCGCGAAGGATGTGTTGGCGGAGTATGTGGTGGGGATGTGCCCCGACGATGTTGATGCGTGGGAGCGTCTCGACGGCGTCGTCACGCGCTTGAGCATTGGTGCGGTTGCTACGAGCAGGGCCTGTGCTGCCAGCTTTGAGGATGCCCCTGTTGCGCAGGCAAAACAGGCGCTGGCTCGGCGCATGGATGTGATGGCAAGCGCGGGTGATCTGCACCCCATGGGGGCAACCTGGTTGCGCCGGGGCGAGGTGATTGCTGAAGTGCTCGGCCCGCAGCGCGAGTATTTAATGGATGCGGCTGTGGCGATTGCTCGCGAATGCGCGTTTGCACTGAGTGTGGTGCGCCCGAACCTGCCGCGCTGGGAAGTGCCCGAAGGACATGATGAGAGCAGCTGGTTGGCGCAGTTGGTGTGGGAAAGGTTTGAGCAGCGCTACGGCGGGCGTGAAGCGGGGATTATAAAACAGGCGAAAGCCCAGATTTCTCACGAGCTGGCGGTGATCGACGAGTTGGGTTTTCCCGGTTATTTTTTGATTGTCACAGATCTCGTGGATTTCGCGCGTGCCCATAATATTTTGTGTCAGGGGCGCGGGTCGGCGGCGAATTCGGCGGTGTGTTTTGCGCTGGGCATTACGAATGTGGAGCCGATTGCTGCGGGATTGTTGTTTGAGCGTTTCCTTTCTGCTGATCGGGAGGGCCCGCCGGATATCGATATTGATTGTGAGTCTGGCAGGCGTGAAGAGGTTATCCAGTATGTGTATTCCCGCTACGGGCGTGAGAATGCCGCCCAAGTAGCAAACGTCATTACCTACCGTTATAAAGGTGCGTTGCGTGATGCCGCACGGGCGTTAGGCTACCCGCCAGGGGCGAGCGATGGGTGGTCGAAACAGGTCACCGAAGCTCCATCGGATGTGGCAGCGCTTGCTCAACAACTTCGCGGACAGCCACGCCACTTAGGTATCCATTCTGGTGGGATGGTGATTTGTGATCGCCCCATTGCCGATGTTGTGCCCGTGGAATGGGCGCGCATGAAAGATCGAAGCATTGTGCAGTGGGATAAAGAAGGCTGCGCATGGGCAGGGCTGGTCAAATTCGACCTGCTGGGTTTAGGCATGCTCGAAGCGCTCCACCACATGATCGACCTTGTTGCGCAATCACACGGAATTACAGTGCAACTATGGGAGCTCGACATGGCCGACCCCAAGGTGTACGACATGCTGTGCGTAGGGGATGCCGTTGGTGTGTTTCAAGTAGAGTCGCGTGCCCAATTAGCAACCTTGCCCAGGTTAAAACCCCGCTGCTTTTTCGACCTCGTGGTCGAGGTTGCCCTGATTCGCCCCGGCCCGATCCAAGGTGGCAGCGTGCACCCCTATTTGCGGCGCCGTAACGGTGAAGAACCAGTGAGTTTTGAACACCCTGTGCTGGAAAAATCCTTGGCGAAAACACTCGGTATCCCACTGTTTCAAGAACAATTGATGCAGATCGCCGTCGATGCGGCAGGCCTCAGTGGCGGGGAGGCCGACCAGTTGCGCCGCGCGATGGGGTCGAAGCGATCCCCGCAACGCATGGCAGCACTCAAACAGCGTTTCTATCAGGGTTTGGAATCCACCAGCGGAATCACCGGGGAAGTAGCGGATGTGCTGTGGAATAAGGTGGTGGCATTCGCAGCCTACGGCTTCCCAGAATCACATGCGCAATCCTTCGCAGCACTGGTGTTTTTCTCCGCCTGGTTCAAGTGCTACTATCCCGCCGAGTTTTGCGTCGGGCTACTCAAAGCTCAACCCATGGGCTTTTATTCCCCACAATCCTTGCTTGCCGACGCCCGCCGCCACAACGTCCGCATCCTCCCCGTCTGCGTGAATCACTCCCGCAGCCACGCCAGCATCGAAAACGGCGCAATCCGACTCGGCCTCGACTTAGTCAAAGGCCTTTCCCACACCGACGATATTGTTGCCCATGCACCCTATAACACTGTGGCTGAGCTCGCGCGCCGGGCACACCTACAGGTTAATCATGTAGAAGCACTGGCGAAGGCGGGGGCGTTGGACTGCCTGGGGGTGGATCGTCGACAAGCATTATGGCAAGCCGGGGTTGCCGCAACAGAACACGACGGCATGCTGGAAGGACTCTCCTCATTTCATGCCCCCAGCCTGCCCGGCATGAATGCTTTCGAACTACTCGTGGCCGACATCGCCGCCACCGGCGTCAGCCACGACAAACACCCCATGGTGCTTTTGCGCAGCTACCTCGATACACAGGGGGTAATCCCAGCAAACAAACTCCTCGAAGTCGAAGACGCACACCGGATCTGGGTAGCCGGAATAGTCACCCACCGCCAACGCCCCGCCACCGCAGGTACAGTCACCTTCCTCGGCATGGAAGACGAAACAGGGCTGATGAACATCGTGGTCAGTGCCGGATTGTGGGAAAAACAGAAGAAAATAGCACGCACTGCCAAAGCCCTCATGGTGCGCGGGATTGTGAGCAACGCTAACCAGGTTGCCTCGATAAACGCCGATAAGCTGGTGGAATTACGCGTCGGCGAAGTCTTAAGCAGACGCTCGCGGGATTTTCACTAG
- a CDS encoding PH domain-containing protein, giving the protein MNITLNPVSKDLIIIRYISRLPWLIIPMIAAILWTIFGKAGWWGISLSCIIGLFLIWQAWLIPKQVHNLGWLETEEDLLITKGKLWHTFTVVPYGRVQYVDLSQGPLERIYGLKTLKLNTASVTSDAKVRGLLAEEADQLRERVSERAKKKMIDL; this is encoded by the coding sequence ATGAATATTACGCTCAACCCAGTGTCGAAAGACCTCATTATCATCCGCTACATTAGCCGCCTGCCCTGGCTCATTATCCCGATGATTGCTGCCATACTCTGGACCATTTTTGGCAAAGCCGGCTGGTGGGGCATCTCCCTTTCCTGCATAATAGGGCTCTTCCTCATCTGGCAGGCATGGCTGATTCCCAAACAAGTACACAACCTCGGCTGGTTAGAAACTGAAGAAGACCTACTGATCACCAAAGGTAAACTGTGGCACACCTTCACCGTGGTGCCCTACGGCAGGGTGCAATATGTAGATCTAAGCCAAGGCCCCTTGGAGCGCATCTATGGGTTGAAAACTTTAAAGCTCAACACCGCCTCAGTCACCTCAGATGCAAAAGTGCGCGGACTACTCGCCGAAGAAGCAGATCAGCTGCGGGAACGAGTATCGGAACGGGCGAAGAAGAAGATGATCGACCTGTGA
- a CDS encoding PH domain-containing protein, with protein sequence MSDTPYHRVHPLTPALKTWSVLFALAVFATTTFSDYTVELIRRLVSSDRGETLQAAGIITCILFVFVFASLLWWRAISYSVTDTEVTYRWGLFDKKVRSARLDRTQAIDVYQPFHARLFGLASVRIETAGGHNSRVEICYLRRSVAYRLKEQLLGKEEQGTLLVPPIPVHRTLLSSFLSIPALFTIVTTAATVAADISVAALIPLFFATVPPIWRTIDGSYQFTARRVGNTVTVSYGLANLQRKVLDMDRTHAVIVRRPALWRPFNWWRVRVSVAGYGEGTQGMTVLPVGDRKTAMMLVDLLMGVEVDPLNIPENMRYRSPRQARWVSPLDWRKQACELSEHFGVEYRGRVGRRVAVAHRRHIQEIGMRIGPIQRLVGVATVQMHLVHGPVTMTGRDLALDDAHTLLAELQR encoded by the coding sequence GTGAGCGACACACCCTACCACCGCGTTCACCCACTCACCCCCGCGCTGAAAACATGGAGTGTGCTTTTTGCCCTCGCAGTATTTGCCACCACCACCTTCAGCGACTACACGGTTGAGCTCATCCGCCGCCTAGTTTCCTCAGACCGGGGTGAAACACTCCAAGCCGCCGGAATCATCACCTGTATCCTCTTCGTCTTCGTTTTCGCCTCCCTTTTGTGGTGGCGGGCAATCAGCTACAGCGTCACCGACACCGAAGTCACCTACCGCTGGGGTCTTTTTGATAAAAAAGTCAGAAGCGCACGCCTCGATCGCACCCAAGCAATCGATGTGTACCAACCCTTCCACGCCAGGCTGTTCGGGCTTGCCTCCGTGCGCATCGAAACCGCCGGCGGGCACAACTCCCGCGTCGAAATCTGCTACCTGCGCCGCAGCGTCGCCTACCGGCTCAAAGAACAACTCTTAGGCAAAGAAGAACAAGGCACACTACTTGTACCCCCAATCCCTGTGCACCGCACCCTGCTTTCCTCTTTCTTAAGCATCCCCGCGCTGTTTACCATCGTGACCACCGCCGCCACGGTTGCCGCCGACATTTCCGTTGCCGCCCTGATCCCCCTTTTCTTCGCCACCGTCCCACCGATCTGGCGCACCATCGACGGCTCCTACCAATTCACCGCGCGCCGGGTGGGCAATACCGTGACGGTCTCGTATGGTTTGGCGAATTTGCAGCGCAAGGTGCTGGATATGGATCGCACCCATGCGGTGATTGTGCGTCGCCCCGCATTGTGGCGTCCGTTTAATTGGTGGCGGGTGCGGGTGAGCGTGGCCGGTTACGGTGAAGGTACCCAAGGCATGACGGTGCTGCCCGTGGGGGATCGGAAAACAGCAATGATGCTGGTGGATCTTCTCATGGGGGTTGAGGTTGATCCGCTGAACATCCCCGAAAATATGCGCTACCGCAGCCCGCGCCAGGCACGCTGGGTTTCCCCTCTTGACTGGCGAAAACAGGCATGTGAACTGTCTGAGCATTTCGGGGTGGAATATCGTGGCAGGGTGGGGCGTCGTGTGGCGGTGGCGCACCGCCGCCACATCCAAGAAATTGGAATGCGCATCGGACCGATTCAACGACTTGTGGGCGTGGCTACAGTGCAGATGCACCTCGTGCACGGCCCGGTGACGATGACCGGACGCGACTTAGCGCTTGACGACGCCCACACACTGCTTGCCGAATTGCAACGCTAA
- a CDS encoding class I SAM-dependent methyltransferase — protein sequence MNKRARDIDHLQGHWLLAKLGKKVLRPGGVALSQWMLNQLNLKNKDVVELAPGLGVTAKSILLHGPRTYTGIDEDENAVAQLRQQLGGARIVCGSAAATGLDDAVCDVVVGEAMLSMQSETIKNSIVSEAARILRPGGHYGIHELALVPNDVDDKVAEELKKNLARSIRVNARPLTEMEWAALLEQHGFVLESIKVAPMGLLHPRQLIADEKLRVFKIVFNLIRWPNARKRVVNMRRVFRDNSKNLSAIGIVARKL from the coding sequence ATGAATAAGCGTGCGCGCGATATTGATCATCTTCAAGGGCACTGGTTGCTTGCAAAGTTGGGCAAGAAGGTTTTGCGCCCTGGTGGTGTGGCGTTGTCCCAATGGATGCTTAATCAGCTCAATCTTAAAAATAAGGATGTTGTTGAGCTTGCCCCGGGTTTAGGTGTGACGGCGAAGAGCATTCTTCTTCATGGGCCACGGACGTATACCGGCATTGATGAGGATGAGAATGCGGTTGCTCAGCTGCGTCAACAGTTAGGGGGTGCGCGGATTGTGTGCGGTTCTGCGGCTGCAACTGGGCTTGACGACGCCGTGTGCGATGTTGTTGTCGGTGAAGCGATGCTGTCAATGCAGTCAGAAACAATTAAGAACAGTATTGTTTCTGAGGCCGCTCGTATTTTACGCCCTGGTGGCCACTACGGGATTCATGAGCTGGCACTTGTCCCGAATGATGTGGATGACAAGGTTGCTGAGGAGCTGAAAAAGAACCTTGCCCGCAGCATTAGAGTGAATGCGCGCCCACTGACTGAGATGGAGTGGGCAGCGCTTTTAGAGCAGCATGGTTTTGTCCTCGAGTCCATTAAAGTGGCTCCGATGGGCTTGTTGCACCCGCGGCAATTGATCGCGGATGAGAAACTGCGCGTGTTTAAAATTGTGTTCAACTTAATTCGCTGGCCTAATGCCCGCAAGCGGGTCGTGAATATGCGCCGAGTGTTTCGGGACAACAGTAAGAACTTAAGCGCCATTGGGATTGTTGCGCGCAAGCTTTAG
- a CDS encoding ATP-binding cassette domain-containing protein yields MLIFPLLGFVIEGFSTHSGPNVTRIILAVSVVTIPTFLLPITTLVARQLNYDLLALGKESIVSASLHTDGQARALALDSDLRQWWFRESTDLAVMIVGMRVAALVGFITVAHWNIFAAISVSAAFILNGNIFQRWMVADIAEHDLDDRASTSIFHAVTTNRNGEFLHFGAYGFLAQLYGQHMRSRIRKATRARGKQLVMLGLSTALVVVALSYVCLQLTADIAAGTRSVGLVVTVIPAFLALAGAGPTGDAGVAVHKAQKTLKNIVRMHNRDTQQMTVVGEEKDLETSGASDLAVMAKNLSVRIGEKTIVRDINVEFREGEFIGVVGHNGAGKTTLLRTLAGLIPPASGTLTVRHAAAMVLQDPPRFPLALAESSLHHEMNLSTILPRYGLDSDCDPRAGLSGGQWQRLALARAHAAVETGRRLLLLDEPFAALDVDAEQRVAATLDELRQRYPQLTIVLSTHRLGILAHADRVLVLSQGRISEMGSHDQLMAKAGDYAATFQQQKRSIHGT; encoded by the coding sequence GTGTTGATTTTCCCGCTGCTAGGATTCGTGATTGAGGGTTTCAGTACCCATTCTGGGCCGAATGTCACTCGTATCATCCTTGCAGTATCCGTGGTGACAATCCCCACCTTCCTGCTTCCGATCACCACCCTCGTGGCACGACAACTCAACTACGATCTTCTCGCTTTGGGTAAAGAATCTATTGTCAGCGCTTCACTGCATACCGATGGGCAAGCGCGCGCCTTAGCGCTCGATTCTGATCTCCGCCAATGGTGGTTTCGCGAAAGCACCGATCTTGCGGTCATGATCGTTGGTATGCGCGTGGCCGCACTCGTGGGATTTATAACGGTGGCGCACTGGAATATCTTCGCAGCCATCAGCGTGAGCGCTGCTTTTATACTCAATGGCAATATCTTTCAACGCTGGATGGTCGCCGACATTGCTGAGCACGACCTCGATGATCGGGCGTCGACAAGCATCTTTCATGCTGTGACCACAAACCGCAACGGGGAATTCCTCCACTTCGGTGCCTACGGTTTTCTCGCACAACTTTATGGTCAACACATGCGCAGCCGCATACGCAAAGCAACCCGTGCGCGGGGAAAGCAGCTCGTGATGCTCGGGCTGAGCACAGCACTTGTGGTGGTGGCGCTGAGCTATGTGTGCCTGCAACTTACAGCGGATATCGCAGCGGGTACACGAAGCGTGGGACTTGTAGTCACCGTGATTCCCGCTTTTCTTGCACTCGCCGGGGCAGGGCCAACAGGCGATGCCGGCGTTGCAGTGCACAAGGCGCAAAAAACACTGAAAAATATTGTGCGCATGCACAATCGCGACACTCAGCAAATGACTGTAGTCGGCGAGGAAAAAGACCTAGAAACGTCCGGTGCATCAGACCTAGCAGTGATGGCGAAAAACCTGAGTGTGCGCATCGGCGAGAAAACAATTGTGCGCGATATAAACGTGGAGTTTCGGGAGGGCGAATTTATCGGCGTGGTTGGGCACAACGGTGCCGGAAAAACAACCCTGCTGCGCACACTTGCAGGGCTTATCCCGCCAGCATCCGGGACATTAACAGTGCGCCATGCTGCGGCGATGGTACTCCAAGACCCGCCGCGCTTCCCACTTGCGCTCGCAGAAAGCTCACTACACCACGAGATGAACTTAAGCACAATTCTTCCACGCTACGGCCTTGACTCAGACTGCGATCCCCGCGCGGGATTATCGGGCGGGCAGTGGCAACGCCTCGCGCTCGCTAGGGCGCACGCAGCCGTGGAAACAGGGCGCAGACTATTGCTTCTTGATGAGCCTTTTGCAGCGTTAGATGTGGACGCCGAGCAGCGTGTTGCCGCAACACTCGATGAGCTGCGCCAGCGCTATCCGCAACTGACAATCGTGCTGTCCACGCACCGATTAGGGATACTTGCCCACGCTGATCGTGTCCTAGTTCTGTCGCAGGGAAGGATCAGTGAAATGGGTTCGCATGATCAATTGATGGCGAAAGCAGGTGACTATGCCGCAACTTTTCAGCAACAAAAACGCAGCATCCATGGCACGTAG
- a CDS encoding ATP-binding cassette domain-containing protein produces MARSSMRARVLFLVHLAWQAHPVALIGSLVEVASGLVVFAQAWLIYSIVAALVDAATSRAVMLALILAAVTGMTLLLQAAGTTARLRLVDAVTSTINNTVIRELGTVGTIDELNTTARVEFLSMIHQQQGSVGRSVNTWLIGVVNLTNVISLLVAATLIHLSLLIVPLAALPQLYLGLNGQRKSEDALEKSAPHGVELDRLLEPLTHSHGGDELRLSRAGEYYRSIVARTTYRWLERQRLATSRACAQELVGAVIQAGGLGVALYLLLREAQSPDAAAMVSSAIFVLVRLAATGALVHHTLKMLMKSDRAVARLCALLAEPLSQLPKPIPAQAGISVKNLRYRYSLDQPWALDDLTCDIPLGSTVAVVGENGSGKSTFGALLLGLRTPTSGTVSIPPKSSYAFVPQEPARLTATVFHNVGIGAVSGKTVVCTENQIEEALGKVQYTLPAHKGALMDTFLVPQREHTDASCLAPSGGQWKRIGIARALLREHATIQVFDEANAALDPEGATLIAQTIEASPVPENSIRIVITHNLGTARTADQILVLHRSKLVGSGTHEQLMRPGVCPHYVQLYRAQERGYDQ; encoded by the coding sequence ATGGCACGTAGCAGCATGCGAGCGCGAGTGCTTTTCTTAGTGCATCTCGCCTGGCAGGCACACCCAGTTGCGCTGATAGGCAGCCTTGTTGAGGTGGCTAGTGGGTTAGTTGTGTTTGCCCAAGCATGGCTAATTTATAGCATTGTTGCTGCGCTTGTCGACGCCGCCACCAGCCGCGCTGTGATGCTCGCGCTGATTCTCGCAGCGGTCACCGGCATGACCCTATTACTGCAGGCGGCAGGAACCACCGCGCGGCTGCGCCTCGTGGATGCTGTCACCAGTACCATCAACAACACCGTTATCCGTGAGTTAGGAACGGTGGGAACGATCGATGAGCTAAACACCACAGCGCGAGTCGAGTTTCTGAGCATGATCCACCAGCAGCAAGGATCGGTCGGCCGAAGTGTGAATACCTGGCTTATTGGCGTAGTGAACCTCACCAATGTGATCAGCCTGCTGGTAGCAGCAACGCTGATACACCTCAGCTTGCTCATTGTGCCCCTTGCTGCTCTTCCACAGCTCTACCTCGGCCTAAACGGGCAACGAAAAAGTGAAGATGCCCTCGAAAAATCCGCCCCACACGGCGTTGAGCTTGACCGCCTACTGGAGCCGCTCACGCACAGTCATGGAGGAGATGAACTTCGCTTAAGTAGAGCAGGGGAGTACTACCGCAGTATCGTTGCGCGCACGACCTACAGGTGGCTTGAACGACAACGCTTAGCAACTTCACGCGCCTGCGCCCAAGAACTGGTCGGAGCTGTCATTCAGGCAGGAGGGCTCGGAGTGGCGTTATATCTTCTACTGCGTGAAGCACAAAGCCCAGATGCTGCGGCGATGGTATCTTCGGCAATTTTTGTGTTGGTACGCCTTGCTGCCACAGGTGCACTCGTGCACCACACCCTAAAAATGCTGATGAAATCCGACCGAGCAGTAGCTCGATTGTGCGCACTTCTTGCTGAACCTTTAAGCCAATTGCCCAAACCAATCCCCGCACAGGCGGGAATAAGCGTGAAAAACCTGCGCTACCGATACTCCCTAGATCAACCCTGGGCATTAGATGATCTCACCTGCGACATCCCGCTAGGCAGCACTGTTGCGGTGGTGGGGGAAAACGGTTCTGGAAAATCCACCTTCGGCGCCCTCCTTCTTGGGCTGCGCACCCCCACGAGTGGAACAGTGAGCATTCCACCAAAAAGTTCGTATGCCTTTGTTCCCCAAGAACCAGCACGTCTAACAGCCACGGTTTTTCATAATGTGGGGATAGGTGCCGTATCCGGAAAAACCGTTGTGTGCACTGAAAACCAAATAGAAGAAGCACTGGGGAAAGTGCAGTACACACTGCCTGCCCACAAGGGTGCGCTCATGGATACTTTCTTAGTCCCGCAGCGCGAGCACACCGATGCATCGTGTCTGGCACCTTCAGGTGGGCAATGGAAAAGAATCGGCATTGCCCGAGCATTACTGCGTGAACACGCCACCATCCAAGTATTCGATGAAGCCAATGCGGCACTCGACCCTGAAGGAGCAACGCTCATAGCTCAGACCATTGAGGCAAGTCCCGTGCCAGAAAACAGCATCCGCATTGTGATCACCCATAATCTTGGTACCGCGCGCACCGCCGATCAGATCTTGGTACTCCACCGCTCGAAACTCGTGGGCAGCGGAACACATGAACAACTCATGCGCCCTGGAGTCTGCCCACACTACGTGCAGCTATACCGCGCCCAAGAACGCGGCTATGACCAGTAG
- a CDS encoding tRNA (cytidine(34)-2'-O)-methyltransferase, with protein MPFVHVVFDQPCIPPNTGNAIRMCAGTGAHLHLAGPLGFNMEEKNLRRAGLDYHDLADVSVHENLEALFDALPNARVFAFTTQGELSYDEVEYQPGDILLFGTEPTGLSEHTLAHPRITARVRIPMLAGRRSMNLSNAAAVATYEAWRQLGFIGI; from the coding sequence ATGCCATTCGTCCACGTCGTCTTCGACCAACCCTGTATCCCCCCGAACACCGGCAACGCTATCCGCATGTGCGCAGGTACCGGCGCTCACCTCCACTTGGCGGGCCCGCTGGGGTTCAATATGGAGGAAAAGAATCTGCGCCGCGCGGGGCTCGATTACCATGACCTTGCCGATGTGAGTGTTCACGAAAATCTTGAAGCGCTTTTCGACGCCCTCCCCAACGCCCGCGTTTTTGCTTTCACTACTCAGGGCGAACTGTCCTATGACGAGGTGGAGTACCAACCCGGCGATATTCTGCTTTTCGGAACTGAACCCACGGGGCTCAGTGAACACACACTTGCCCACCCCCGCATCACCGCCAGGGTGCGCATCCCCATGCTTGCGGGCCGACGGTCCATGAATTTGTCTAATGCGGCTGCGGTGGCCACCTATGAGGCGTGGCGCCAGCTAGGTTTCATCGGGATTTAA